The following proteins come from a genomic window of Pseudomonas sp. Z8(2022):
- a CDS encoding YjfI family protein, giving the protein MESKSSAHYQRLYRQRLREQGLVKKEVWILPEHAPLLVAFERKLRQPQSLLASMEKEEGMNMPQVWTAQALHEALAATELFQSGQASIELIQGADASLHITMREYGDLPLFIAVFGEQIIVEALLWPASDVRDAAAFNEEVLRTHKLFPLSSIGLEKTVDGRDCYTMFGALSSYSSLSDVVFEIELLADNVIKATEAYEGFLKSDA; this is encoded by the coding sequence ATGGAAAGCAAATCATCAGCCCATTACCAGCGTCTTTATCGCCAGCGCCTGCGCGAGCAGGGGTTGGTAAAGAAGGAAGTCTGGATCTTGCCCGAGCACGCCCCCTTGTTGGTCGCGTTCGAGCGCAAACTGCGCCAGCCACAGTCGCTGCTGGCTTCGATGGAGAAGGAGGAGGGTATGAACATGCCTCAAGTTTGGACCGCTCAGGCGCTGCACGAGGCGCTGGCGGCAACGGAACTGTTCCAAAGCGGCCAGGCCAGTATCGAGCTGATTCAGGGCGCCGACGCCAGCCTGCACATCACCATGCGCGAATATGGCGATCTGCCGTTGTTCATCGCCGTGTTCGGCGAGCAGATCATCGTCGAAGCACTGCTCTGGCCCGCCAGCGACGTGCGTGATGCTGCGGCCTTCAACGAGGAAGTGCTGCGCACCCACAAGCTGTTCCCGCTGTCCTCCATCGGCCTGGAGAAGACGGTCGACGGGCGCGACTGCTACACCATGTTCGGCGCCCTGAGTTCCTACTCGAGCCTGTCTGACGTGGTATTCGAGATCGAGCTGCTGGCGGACAACGTGATCAAGGCCACCGAAGCCTACGAAGGCTTCCTCAAGTCTGACGCCTGA
- a CDS encoding YqiJ family protein, with product MELFLQTSLSFPTAIYSFLLCVAVIYWLVVAAGLLEVDLLDIEADSVMEGSGQTEGLAGLLYKLKLDGVPVTLVLTLLFFFGWFICYFIELWLLRHLPLGILRYPLGLVVIAGAFVVAAPLCAAICRPLRPLFHKVEAISSKSVLGQVAVVRSGRVTASHGEAVLEDGGAGLILRVRADEALGFKRGDRVVLLEYLAAEHAYRVITEEEFRGV from the coding sequence ATGGAACTCTTCCTGCAGACTTCGCTGTCATTCCCCACTGCCATCTACAGCTTCCTGCTGTGCGTGGCGGTCATCTACTGGCTGGTAGTAGCCGCCGGCCTGCTCGAGGTCGATCTGCTCGATATCGAGGCCGATTCGGTGATGGAAGGCAGCGGCCAGACCGAGGGCCTTGCCGGCCTGCTCTACAAGCTCAAGCTCGACGGCGTGCCGGTCACTCTGGTGCTCACGCTGCTGTTCTTCTTCGGCTGGTTCATTTGCTACTTCATCGAGCTGTGGCTGCTACGTCATCTGCCGCTGGGCATTCTGCGTTACCCGTTGGGACTGGTGGTCATCGCCGGCGCCTTCGTTGTGGCAGCGCCATTGTGCGCGGCGATCTGCCGCCCGCTGCGGCCGCTGTTTCACAAGGTCGAGGCCATCAGCAGCAAATCGGTGCTGGGCCAGGTGGCGGTGGTGCGCAGCGGTCGCGTCACTGCCAGTCATGGCGAGGCGGTGCTGGAAGATGGTGGTGCCGGTCTGATACTGCGCGTTCGCGCCGACGAGGCGTTGGGTTTCAAGCGTGGCGACCGTGTGGTGCTGCTCGAGTACCTGGCCGCCGAACATGCCTATCGCGTCATCACCGAAGAAGAATTTCGAGGCGTCTAG
- a CDS encoding rhomboid family intramembrane serine protease: MRRGWLVELRPLIVISGAMLLVQLVNGALGGALNLWGLVPRHIEALPGIFLAPWLHGSWAHLLSNLSGLLVLGSLVLLRSRRDFFFASAFIIIGSGVLVWLFGRTGLHVGASGWLFGFWGLLLARAWFERSLLDLLLAVLVFFLYGGWFFGLLPRAGVSFEYHLAGAFSGVLYAALSRRRNQ, from the coding sequence GTGAGGCGAGGCTGGCTAGTCGAGTTGCGCCCGCTGATCGTGATCAGCGGCGCGATGTTGCTGGTGCAACTGGTCAATGGCGCCCTCGGCGGCGCCTTGAACCTATGGGGCCTGGTGCCCCGGCATATCGAGGCGCTGCCCGGCATTTTCCTTGCGCCCTGGCTGCATGGCAGTTGGGCGCATCTGCTCAGCAACCTCAGCGGCCTGCTGGTGCTCGGTAGCCTGGTGCTGCTGCGCTCGCGCCGCGATTTCTTCTTCGCCAGTGCCTTCATCATCATCGGCAGCGGGGTGCTGGTCTGGCTGTTCGGCCGCACCGGCCTGCACGTCGGTGCCAGCGGCTGGCTGTTCGGCTTCTGGGGGCTGTTGCTGGCTCGGGCCTGGTTCGAGCGCAGCCTGCTCGACCTGTTGCTGGCGGTGCTGGTGTTCTTCCTCTACGGCGGCTGGTTCTTCGGCCTGCTGCCGCGTGCCGGCGTTTCCTTCGAATACCACCTGGCTGGCGCCTTCAGCGGCGTGCTATACGCTGCGCTGAGTCGCCGCCGCAATCAATGA
- a CDS encoding phospholipase D-like domain-containing protein, with protein MDFNRLDQTLRDSLADLRLSNEERDELRELGNDLSPDQVRFMRNRAFALVRDLIANPEDALPALKWLEQVIKTLEVRCSPLRGHSSAHFSPGESCRQRIRDLCRQARESVDVCVFTISDDQLSDELIAVHRRGLAVRIISDSEKRFDVGSDIQQLIDAGVPLRIDNSPFHMHHKFALFDGRLLLNGSFNWTRSASTSNEENLLVTDDPHLVGEYQREFDKLWSRYASNE; from the coding sequence ATGGACTTCAACCGCCTCGACCAAACCCTGCGCGACAGCCTCGCCGACCTGCGCCTGAGCAATGAAGAGCGCGACGAACTGCGTGAACTGGGCAACGACCTGAGCCCGGATCAGGTGCGCTTCATGCGCAACCGCGCCTTTGCTCTGGTGCGTGACCTGATCGCCAACCCCGAGGATGCCCTGCCGGCGCTGAAGTGGCTGGAGCAGGTGATCAAGACCCTGGAAGTGCGCTGTTCACCACTGCGCGGTCACAGCAGCGCGCACTTCAGCCCTGGCGAGAGTTGCCGCCAGCGCATCCGCGACCTGTGCCGCCAGGCCCGGGAGTCGGTGGATGTCTGTGTGTTCACCATCTCCGATGACCAGCTCAGCGACGAACTGATCGCCGTGCACCGCCGAGGCCTGGCCGTGCGCATCATCAGCGACAGCGAGAAGCGCTTCGACGTCGGCAGTGACATCCAGCAGCTGATCGATGCCGGCGTACCGCTGCGCATCGACAACAGCCCCTTCCACATGCACCACAAGTTCGCCCTGTTCGACGGCCGCCTGCTGCTCAATGGCAGCTTCAACTGGACCCGCAGTGCCAGCACCAGCAATGAGGAAAACCTGCTGGTGACCGACGACCCGCATCTGGTTGGCGAGTACCAGCGTGAGTTCGACAAGCTCTGGAGCCGTTATGCAAGCAATGAATGA
- a CDS encoding PspA/IM30 family protein gives MNVWSKLLTALRGGANEMGEAVVDSQALRILDQEIRDADLELRKSKEALAEIMAKHKLASDKVSKSAASIAEYEQYALKALEAGNETLAREVAEKIANLEIEQAGEREQAEGFAASVAQLRKAVTQAEGNIKRLKQQVDTVKATESVQKAQMAVAQRYGGSQAKLQTAVESLERIKQKQAERAAKMEASAELAATSAPDDSLETKLRAAGIKADNASADSVLARLKDKSKA, from the coding sequence ATGAATGTCTGGAGTAAGCTGCTGACGGCGCTGCGTGGCGGTGCCAATGAAATGGGCGAGGCGGTGGTCGACAGTCAGGCCCTGCGTATTCTCGACCAGGAAATCCGCGATGCCGATCTTGAACTGCGCAAATCCAAGGAAGCGCTGGCCGAGATCATGGCCAAGCACAAGCTGGCCAGCGACAAGGTGAGCAAGAGCGCGGCGAGCATTGCCGAGTACGAGCAGTACGCGCTCAAGGCGCTGGAGGCCGGCAACGAAACGCTGGCCAGGGAAGTGGCCGAGAAGATCGCCAACCTGGAGATCGAACAGGCCGGCGAGCGCGAGCAGGCCGAAGGTTTTGCCGCCAGCGTGGCGCAACTGCGCAAGGCCGTTACCCAGGCCGAAGGCAACATCAAGCGCCTCAAGCAGCAGGTGGATACGGTCAAGGCCACCGAGAGCGTACAGAAGGCGCAGATGGCCGTGGCCCAGCGCTACGGCGGCTCCCAGGCCAAGCTGCAGACGGCGGTGGAGTCGCTCGAGCGCATCAAGCAGAAGCAGGCCGAGCGGGCGGCGAAGATGGAAGCCTCGGCGGAACTGGCCGCTACCAGCGCGCCGGACGATTCGCTGGAGACCAAGCTGCGTGCGGCTGGCATCAAGGCCGACAATGCCAGTGCCGACAGCGTGCTGGCACGCCTGAAGGACAAATCCAAGGCTTGA
- a CDS encoding flotillin family protein: MENLIPFIVGAGLVVLFVIALIALFKAFYIKVPQGTALIVNDMSSTPKVHFTGSLVYPVIHLKEFMKISLITLEVDRRGKDGLICRDNLRADITVAFYLRVNETQEDVLKVAKAIGVDRASDRAAVNELFNAKFSEALKTVGKQFDFVQLFENRQDFRDRIVEVIGNDLNGYVLEDVAIDYLEQTSKVSLDPSNILDAEGIRKITELTAAQNVITNELERNEELAIKKKNVETREATLALERQQADAEARQKREIETIRAREEAETLKVREEERLKAEQARIQTQQELDIRAENHQREVEVAQQNRQRAVVIEIEKVTRAKDLEVVAREREVELQRIEKEKALEEERKNIAGVIRERVAVEKTVAQEEERIKEVREVSEAERLKQVAVLNAQAEAEQELVRQVKQAEADEVRSKHKAIEINTLAQAELESAAKSAEAKKKLAEGIEAERAAPGLADAKVREVTAAAKEKEGLAEARVEAERLIAEAKGEQEKGLAEARVLEAQAAAKEKDGLAEAKVLEEKLSAQARGEEQLGLAKAKATKEQGSAEAAILFERLSAEAEGLGKKFGALDSLSDAARAHEEFRMQLEKSFEEAMAAIAANKDIAKDQAEVLAAAMAKAKIEIVGGEGDFFNSFAKSLSVGKAIEGVVGKSPVVQDVLSRLLAGKAAAAQPVAPSAGPEQA, from the coding sequence ATGGAAAACCTCATCCCCTTCATTGTTGGGGCAGGGCTGGTCGTCCTCTTCGTGATCGCCCTGATCGCCTTGTTCAAGGCCTTCTACATCAAGGTTCCGCAGGGCACCGCGCTGATCGTCAACGACATGAGCTCGACGCCCAAGGTGCACTTCACCGGCTCCCTGGTGTACCCGGTGATCCACCTCAAGGAGTTCATGAAGATCTCCCTGATCACCCTGGAAGTCGATCGCCGCGGCAAGGACGGTCTGATCTGCCGTGACAACCTCCGTGCCGACATTACTGTGGCCTTCTACCTGCGCGTCAACGAGACCCAGGAAGACGTGCTCAAGGTGGCCAAGGCCATTGGCGTGGATCGCGCCTCCGACCGCGCTGCGGTCAACGAGCTGTTCAACGCCAAGTTCTCCGAGGCGCTGAAGACCGTCGGCAAGCAGTTCGACTTCGTCCAGCTGTTCGAGAACCGTCAGGACTTTCGTGATCGCATCGTCGAGGTGATCGGTAACGATCTCAACGGCTACGTGCTGGAAGACGTGGCCATCGACTATCTGGAGCAGACCTCCAAGGTATCGCTGGACCCGAGCAACATCCTCGACGCCGAAGGTATCCGCAAGATCACCGAGCTGACCGCTGCGCAGAACGTCATCACCAACGAACTGGAGCGCAACGAAGAGCTGGCGATCAAGAAGAAGAACGTCGAGACCCGCGAGGCCACCCTGGCTCTTGAACGCCAGCAGGCCGATGCCGAGGCTCGGCAGAAACGTGAGATCGAGACCATTCGCGCCCGTGAGGAAGCAGAAACCCTCAAGGTGCGCGAGGAAGAGCGCCTGAAGGCCGAGCAGGCGCGTATCCAGACCCAGCAGGAACTGGATATTCGGGCCGAGAACCACCAGCGCGAAGTGGAAGTGGCGCAACAGAACCGTCAGCGTGCCGTGGTCATCGAAATTGAGAAGGTCACTCGTGCCAAGGATCTGGAAGTGGTCGCCCGCGAGCGTGAGGTCGAGCTGCAGCGCATCGAGAAGGAAAAGGCGCTGGAAGAAGAGCGCAAGAACATCGCCGGGGTGATCCGCGAGCGCGTGGCGGTCGAGAAGACCGTGGCCCAGGAAGAAGAACGCATCAAGGAAGTACGCGAAGTCTCCGAGGCCGAGCGTCTCAAGCAGGTCGCCGTACTCAACGCTCAGGCCGAAGCCGAGCAGGAGCTGGTGCGCCAGGTCAAGCAGGCTGAAGCCGACGAGGTGCGCTCCAAGCACAAGGCCATCGAGATCAACACCCTGGCTCAGGCCGAATTGGAATCGGCGGCCAAGAGCGCCGAAGCCAAGAAGAAGCTGGCTGAAGGGATCGAAGCCGAGCGCGCTGCGCCGGGCCTGGCCGACGCGAAGGTGCGCGAAGTCACTGCTGCGGCAAAAGAGAAGGAAGGCCTGGCCGAAGCCCGCGTGGAGGCCGAGCGTCTGATCGCCGAAGCCAAGGGCGAGCAGGAAAAAGGTCTGGCGGAAGCGCGTGTGCTGGAAGCCCAGGCGGCCGCCAAGGAGAAAGACGGCCTGGCCGAAGCCAAGGTGCTGGAAGAGAAACTCAGCGCCCAGGCGCGTGGCGAAGAACAACTGGGTCTGGCCAAGGCCAAGGCGACCAAGGAGCAGGGTTCTGCCGAAGCCGCGATTCTGTTCGAGCGCCTGAGCGCCGAAGCCGAAGGCCTGGGCAAGAAGTTCGGTGCTCTGGATTCGCTCAGCGATGCGGCGCGTGCTCACGAAGAGTTCCGCATGCAGCTGGAGAAGAGCTTCGAGGAGGCCATGGCTGCCATCGCGGCAAACAAGGACATCGCCAAGGATCAGGCCGAGGTGCTGGCCGCGGCCATGGCCAAGGCGAAGATCGAGATCGTCGGTGGCGAGGGCGACTTCTTCAACTCCTTTGCCAAGTCGCTGTCGGTGGGCAAGGCCATCGAAGGTGTGGTCGGCAAGAGCCCGGTGGTGCAGGACGTGCTGTCGCGACTGTTGGCCGGCAAGGCGGCTGCAGCTCAGCCGGTCGCACCGAGCGCAGGCCCGGAGCAGGCCTGA
- a CDS encoding DNA repair ATPase, with protein MSDAQTQDVLDRAVAEGGAYEVLHKRLQEQGQRLRGLTEALNGQRLAEFGSSQMEAIGRVRIRTENNCIARDIVQVGECLLFGYNVFIGLKKETHVADVFSLYRLVEGVEGFEAEPVPLEGSFLSQASFVADFNELYTYYKNTRLLQLAIRDGKLLASFQIGERITDIRVFRWSISTDGKDVRYIDNRGERDIALPAPFDFEWQKTSREMVVAGRHPHMNILDTLFVETIGGDLTIKVENNTEDGLGIYRETVVDKTQSLDDAQIEYARLGSLILLKILPYREEQWRYLVFNSLTNQVERIDAIGLACVQLPEDHGIIFPGGYYLQSGEYKTFEQPMGGMRFKRSVRSPNGEDVLYIFYHPEEGRSALFTYNMINRQLHNPIFGHGYARLEDGRMVIFSAEGSEPTRIHPMQIWQTPFESEDYAARQPARSGFFGRIGNAELVRGVSDLLNLSREIDSREVSVARYTQLCQNTRRLFDVYHWLGDAQCAELAPLLREIAATGELVLDEFEKVESIRQQSARAMAEAETRQKSLLSGLLVDSWDEVQHFVEALNGINAQRGQLLTIRDYRYIDVARIDAMEAELLEAQERVATATSAFLASDAALQPYVQRLSELDGLAQKAESVTQLNEPLAEMQAMAGNLDMLSSLMASLKIDDATQRTAIVESISEVYAHLNQAKARAEQRRKGLGSAETVAQFGAQFKLFSQGITNALALAQDPEKCDEQLSRLLVQLEELESQFGDHEEFLSDILGKREELLETFESHKQSLLDDRQRRAQGVLDAARRILDSLGRRTARLTQMEELNAFFAADPLILKLREMAERLRELKDSVKADDVEARLKAARDQAVRALRDKSELFEEGGNVIKLGPRHRFSVNTQELDLTLMPRGDQLYLHLTGTDFLEPLHDETLDGLRDYWQVSLESESPALYRAEYLAGLVLDAAVAGREGLSLDLLKTHLAQPETLTRLIRDFAAPRYKDAYEKGIHDHDAALILAQLLPLRESAGLLRYAPAARGFAALFWNRWGQDIEAELWPERARSSLHLRQLFGSEDGVQRLREEIDAAMQRFLAQHPLPVDAAQRQAAAAYLVEELAAKPIEFSFSKYARQLLDTLQQRMQASHVWDDYRAALDNLRGRPVQRWSLAQTWFDGLCAQDASMAELADYVPEAIAVSLLDDEFPRRFTEVDLRFTVSGLLGDHPRVQDGTLLLAIDDYFARLQQHLDHFVPQLQRYQALRQEVINRERDALRLSEFKPRPLSSFVRNKLINDVYLGFIGDNLAKQMGTAGENKRTDLMGLLMLISPPGYGKTTLMEYVAHRLGLIFMKINGPALGHEVRSVDPAQAPDATSRQELEKLNLALEMGNNVMLYVDDIQHTHPEFLQKFISLCDGTRRIEGVWKGKTKTYDMRGKKFCVVMSGNPYTESGDVFKIPDMLANRADIYNLGDTLGGMQEAFALSYIENSLTSNPVLAPLATRDMADVYRFVAKAEGKPFSANELSHTYSAAEINEITATLQRLMQVRDVVGRVNQQYIVSAAQADSYRTEPPFKLQGSYRNMNKMAEKISSVMNDAELLQLIADHYQGESQLLTTGAEENLLKLAELRGNMTPEQAERWAQIKRDFMRNKAMGGSDTDVGGRVVAQLNDLVESVRGLGAGGKPAGAAPSIPWEQLLAGLDNLGKLRPQVEVVAPPQPGTQKLLESLADSLENSFLPLIRAMDKKIDIDLRTHNRMLEISTQLRDLGTLLGHEQRSDAADDEAP; from the coding sequence ATGTCGGACGCACAAACACAGGACGTATTGGACCGGGCCGTTGCCGAAGGGGGCGCCTACGAGGTGCTGCACAAGCGCCTGCAGGAGCAGGGCCAGCGCCTGCGCGGACTGACCGAAGCACTCAATGGCCAGCGTCTGGCCGAGTTCGGCAGCAGTCAGATGGAAGCCATCGGCCGGGTACGCATCCGCACCGAAAACAACTGCATCGCCCGCGATATCGTCCAGGTCGGTGAGTGCCTGCTGTTCGGCTACAACGTGTTCATCGGCCTGAAGAAGGAAACCCACGTCGCCGACGTGTTCTCCCTCTATCGTCTGGTCGAGGGTGTCGAAGGCTTCGAGGCCGAGCCGGTGCCGCTGGAGGGCAGTTTCCTGTCCCAGGCCAGTTTCGTCGCCGATTTCAACGAGCTGTACACCTACTACAAGAACACCCGCCTGCTACAGCTGGCCATTCGCGACGGCAAGCTGCTGGCGAGTTTCCAGATTGGTGAGCGGATCACCGATATCCGTGTGTTCCGCTGGTCGATCTCCACGGACGGCAAGGACGTCCGCTACATCGACAACCGCGGCGAACGCGATATCGCGCTGCCGGCGCCGTTCGACTTCGAATGGCAGAAGACTTCCCGCGAGATGGTGGTCGCCGGCCGCCATCCGCACATGAACATTCTCGATACCCTGTTCGTCGAGACCATCGGTGGCGATCTGACCATCAAGGTCGAGAACAACACCGAGGACGGTCTGGGCATCTACCGCGAAACGGTGGTGGACAAGACCCAGTCGCTCGACGATGCGCAGATCGAATATGCCCGTCTGGGCAGCCTGATCCTGCTGAAGATCCTGCCGTACCGCGAGGAGCAGTGGCGCTACCTGGTGTTCAACAGCCTGACCAACCAGGTCGAACGCATCGACGCCATCGGCCTGGCCTGCGTACAGCTGCCGGAAGACCACGGCATCATCTTCCCCGGCGGTTACTACCTGCAGAGCGGCGAGTACAAGACCTTCGAGCAGCCCATGGGCGGCATGCGCTTCAAGCGCTCGGTGCGCTCACCCAACGGCGAGGACGTGTTGTACATCTTCTACCATCCAGAAGAAGGCCGTTCGGCGCTGTTCACCTACAACATGATCAACCGCCAGCTGCACAACCCGATCTTCGGCCACGGCTATGCGCGCCTGGAAGACGGGCGCATGGTTATCTTTTCCGCCGAGGGCAGCGAGCCGACCCGCATCCACCCGATGCAGATCTGGCAGACGCCGTTCGAGAGCGAGGACTACGCCGCCCGCCAGCCGGCGCGCAGCGGTTTCTTCGGGCGTATCGGCAACGCCGAGCTGGTGCGTGGCGTATCCGACCTGCTCAACCTCAGCCGCGAGATCGACAGCCGCGAAGTGTCGGTGGCGCGCTACACCCAGCTGTGCCAGAACACCCGCCGTCTGTTCGATGTCTACCACTGGCTGGGCGACGCCCAGTGCGCCGAGCTGGCGCCGCTGCTGCGTGAGATTGCCGCCACTGGCGAATTGGTGCTCGACGAATTCGAGAAGGTCGAGAGCATCCGCCAGCAGTCCGCCCGGGCCATGGCCGAGGCCGAGACGCGACAGAAGAGCCTGCTCTCCGGCCTGCTGGTGGATAGCTGGGACGAGGTGCAGCACTTCGTCGAAGCGCTCAATGGCATCAATGCCCAACGCGGCCAGTTGCTGACCATCCGCGACTACCGCTACATCGACGTGGCGCGTATCGATGCCATGGAGGCCGAACTGCTGGAAGCGCAGGAGCGCGTGGCCACTGCCACTTCCGCCTTCCTCGCCAGCGACGCCGCGCTGCAGCCCTACGTACAGCGTCTGAGCGAACTGGATGGCCTGGCGCAGAAGGCCGAAAGCGTCACCCAACTTAACGAGCCGCTGGCCGAGATGCAGGCCATGGCCGGTAACCTGGACATGCTCTCCAGCCTGATGGCCTCGCTGAAGATCGACGACGCCACCCAGCGCACCGCCATCGTCGAGTCGATTTCCGAGGTCTACGCCCACCTCAACCAGGCCAAGGCGCGTGCCGAGCAGCGGCGCAAGGGCCTGGGCTCGGCCGAGACGGTGGCGCAGTTCGGCGCCCAGTTCAAACTGTTCAGCCAGGGCATCACGAACGCCCTGGCGCTGGCGCAGGACCCGGAGAAGTGCGACGAACAGTTGTCGCGCCTGCTGGTGCAGCTCGAAGAGCTGGAAAGCCAGTTCGGTGATCACGAGGAGTTCCTCAGCGACATCCTCGGCAAGCGCGAAGAGCTGCTGGAGACCTTCGAGTCGCACAAGCAGAGCCTGCTCGACGACCGCCAGCGCCGTGCCCAGGGCGTGCTCGATGCCGCCCGGCGCATCCTCGACAGCCTGGGCCGGCGCACTGCGCGCCTGACCCAGATGGAAGAGCTCAATGCCTTCTTCGCCGCCGATCCGCTGATCCTCAAGTTGCGCGAGATGGCCGAGCGCCTGCGCGAGCTCAAGGACAGCGTCAAGGCCGATGATGTCGAGGCGCGCCTGAAGGCCGCCCGCGACCAGGCGGTGCGCGCCCTGCGCGACAAGAGCGAGCTGTTCGAGGAGGGCGGCAACGTCATCAAGCTCGGCCCGCGCCATCGCTTCAGCGTCAATACCCAGGAACTCGACCTGACCCTGATGCCACGTGGTGATCAGCTCTATCTGCACCTGACCGGCACCGATTTCCTCGAACCGCTGCATGACGAGACGCTGGACGGCCTGCGCGATTACTGGCAGGTGTCGCTGGAGTCCGAGTCGCCTGCGCTGTACCGCGCCGAATACCTCGCCGGCCTGGTGCTCGACGCCGCCGTGGCCGGCCGTGAAGGCCTGAGCCTGGATCTGCTCAAGACCCACCTGGCGCAGCCGGAAACCCTGACTCGCCTGATCCGCGACTTCGCCGCGCCGCGCTACAAGGATGCCTACGAGAAGGGCATCCATGACCACGACGCCGCGCTGATCCTCGCCCAATTGCTGCCGCTTCGCGAAAGCGCCGGGCTGCTGCGTTACGCGCCGGCGGCGCGGGGCTTTGCCGCGCTGTTCTGGAACCGCTGGGGGCAGGACATCGAGGCCGAGCTGTGGCCGGAGCGGGCGCGCAGCAGCCTGCACCTGCGCCAATTGTTCGGCAGCGAGGATGGCGTGCAGCGCCTGCGCGAAGAGATCGACGCGGCCATGCAGCGCTTCCTCGCTCAGCACCCGTTGCCAGTGGACGCGGCGCAGCGCCAGGCGGCAGCGGCCTATCTGGTCGAGGAACTGGCGGCCAAGCCCATCGAGTTCAGCTTCAGCAAGTATGCCCGGCAACTGCTCGACACCCTGCAGCAGCGCATGCAGGCCAGCCATGTCTGGGACGACTACCGCGCCGCGCTGGACAACCTGCGTGGCCGCCCGGTGCAGCGCTGGTCGCTGGCGCAGACCTGGTTCGACGGCCTGTGCGCGCAGGACGCCAGCATGGCCGAGCTGGCCGACTACGTGCCCGAAGCGATCGCCGTCAGCCTGCTGGATGACGAATTCCCGCGGCGTTTCACCGAGGTCGATCTGCGTTTCACCGTCAGCGGCCTGCTCGGCGATCATCCGCGTGTGCAGGACGGCACGCTGCTGCTGGCCATAGACGACTACTTCGCGCGCCTGCAGCAGCACCTGGATCACTTCGTGCCGCAACTGCAGCGCTACCAGGCGCTGCGCCAGGAAGTCATCAACCGCGAGCGCGATGCACTGCGTCTGAGCGAATTCAAGCCACGGCCGCTGTCGTCCTTCGTGCGCAACAAGCTGATCAACGACGTGTACCTGGGCTTTATCGGCGACAACCTGGCCAAGCAGATGGGCACCGCCGGCGAGAACAAGCGCACCGACCTGATGGGCCTGCTGATGCTGATTTCGCCGCCCGGCTACGGCAAGACCACATTGATGGAGTACGTGGCGCACCGTCTCGGCCTGATCTTCATGAAGATCAACGGTCCGGCCCTCGGTCACGAGGTGCGCTCGGTGGACCCGGCGCAGGCCCCGGACGCCACCTCGCGTCAGGAGCTGGAAAAGCTCAACCTGGCGCTGGAAATGGGCAACAACGTGATGCTCTATGTCGACGACATCCAGCACACCCATCCCGAATTCCTGCAGAAGTTCATCTCGCTGTGCGACGGCACGCGGCGTATCGAAGGCGTGTGGAAGGGCAAGACCAAGACCTACGACATGCGCGGCAAGAAGTTCTGCGTGGTGATGAGCGGCAACCCGTACACCGAGTCCGGCGACGTGTTCAAGATTCCCGACATGCTCGCCAACCGCGCCGACATCTACAACCTCGGCGACACCCTGGGCGGCATGCAGGAGGCTTTCGCGCTGAGCTACATCGAGAACAGCCTGACCTCCAACCCGGTGCTGGCGCCGCTGGCCACCCGCGACATGGCGGACGTCTACCGTTTCGTCGCCAAGGCCGAGGGCAAGCCGTTCTCCGCCAACGAGCTGAGCCATACCTACAGCGCCGCCGAGATCAACGAGATCACCGCCACCCTGCAGCGCCTGATGCAGGTGCGTGACGTGGTCGGTCGGGTCAACCAGCAGTACATCGTCAGCGCCGCGCAGGCCGACAGCTACCGCACCGAGCCGCCGTTCAAGCTGCAGGGCAGCTACCGCAACATGAACAAGATGGCGGAGAAGATCAGCTCGGTGATGAACGATGCCGAGCTGCTGCAACTGATCGCCGACCACTACCAGGGTGAGTCGCAGCTGCTCACCACTGGCGCCGAGGAGAACCTGCTCAAGCTCGCCGAATTGCGCGGCAACATGACGCCCGAGCAGGCCGAGCGCTGGGCGCAGATCAAGCGCGACTTCATGCGCAACAAGGCCATGGGCGGGAGCGATACGGATGTTGGCGGGCGTGTGGTGGCGCAGCTCAATGATCTGGTGGAAAGCGTGCGCGGCCTGGGTGCTGGCGGCAAGCCAGCCGGCGCGGCGCCGAGCATTCCCTGGGAACAGTTGCTGGCCGGGCTGGATAACCTGGGCAAGCTGCGCCCGCAGGTGGAGGTGGTTGCGCCGCCACAGCCGGGCACGCAAAAATTGCTCGAAAGCCTGGCCGATAGCCTGGAAAACAGCTTCCTGCCGCTGATCAGGGCGATGGACAAGAAGATCGACATCGATTTGCGTACCCACAATCGCATGCTGGAAATCTCCACGCAACTACGTGATCTCGGCACGCTGCTCGGGCATGAGCAGCGCAGCGATGCCGCGGACGACGAGGCGCCGTGA